One genomic region from Haloarcula taiwanensis encodes:
- a CDS encoding sugar kinase, whose product MRVICAGHVNWDVTLHVDHLPEPDGEGRITDRSQSSGGSASNAAVALAGLDAEPLVLGSVGRDDHGTMARRELSATGVETVLIESDKPTAVKYLIVDESGDVAVLGNDGANEAFGASDLPAEALAEADHLHLTGQDPTTAAALARDATAADVPVSFDPGRRLPYRDYSSVLSHADILFCNDREADHARDSGLFETVPTVVVKHGDCGATAYVGDRTVTNAGYPIDSVDTAGAGDAFAAGYLLASAQESGPERALAVANACGALAAQSPGAQTTLDWESVWALVDSGHSPDPV is encoded by the coding sequence ATGCGCGTCATCTGTGCCGGCCACGTCAACTGGGACGTGACGCTCCACGTCGACCACCTCCCGGAACCCGACGGCGAGGGGCGTATCACCGACCGGTCACAGTCTAGCGGGGGGAGCGCATCGAACGCGGCCGTCGCGCTGGCCGGGCTCGATGCGGAGCCGCTAGTTCTCGGTAGCGTCGGGCGGGACGACCACGGAACCATGGCTCGGCGCGAACTGTCGGCCACCGGTGTCGAGACGGTGTTGATCGAATCGGACAAGCCGACGGCCGTGAAGTACCTCATCGTGGACGAGAGCGGCGACGTTGCAGTGCTTGGAAACGACGGGGCCAACGAGGCGTTCGGCGCGTCGGACCTCCCAGCCGAGGCCCTGGCCGAGGCGGACCACCTTCACCTGACTGGACAGGATCCGACGACGGCTGCAGCGCTCGCACGCGATGCCACGGCCGCGGATGTTCCGGTAAGCTTCGACCCCGGCCGCCGGCTCCCGTACCGCGATTACTCGTCGGTGCTCTCACATGCGGATATCCTGTTTTGCAACGACCGGGAGGCCGACCACGCCAGAGACAGCGGGCTCTTCGAAACAGTGCCGACAGTTGTTGTCAAACACGGGGACTGCGGCGCGACCGCATATGTTGGTGACCGAACAGTCACGAACGCCGGGTATCCGATAGACTCTGTGGACACTGCAGGCGCGGGCGACGCGTTCGCTGCCGGGTATCTGCTCGCCAGCGCACAGGAGAGCGGCCCAGAGCGCGCGCTCGCAGTCGCCAATGCCTGTGGTGCACTCGCGGCGCAGTCACCCGGCGCACAGACGACGCTCGACTGGGAGTCGGTGTGGGCCCTCGTCGACAGCGGGCACTCACCGGACCCAGTTTAG
- a CDS encoding ABC transporter ATP-binding protein: MTVIDAQGLVKRYRTGGQTLYALAGIDFALEAGEFVSIMGPSGSGKTTLLNILGLLDTPTEGTVLLEGQDVTGLGDSKRTRLRKQTIGFVFQHFYLLPTLTAVENVEVPLLLDSDPKVKKRARALLERLGLGDRLDHKPDELSGGQKQRVAIARSLINSPKVVLADEPTGNLDSETGRQILDEFRRIADEDDVAIVAVTHDDLVNEYVDRTVHLVDGTIGRERKNGG, encoded by the coding sequence ATGACGGTCATCGACGCACAGGGACTGGTCAAGCGCTACCGGACCGGCGGCCAGACCCTCTACGCACTGGCGGGCATCGACTTCGCACTCGAAGCCGGTGAGTTCGTCTCGATTATGGGCCCCAGTGGCAGTGGCAAGACAACTCTGTTGAACATCCTCGGGCTGCTGGATACGCCGACGGAGGGAACCGTCTTGCTGGAGGGACAGGATGTGACCGGACTCGGCGACAGCAAGCGGACGCGCCTCCGGAAGCAAACAATCGGGTTCGTGTTCCAGCACTTCTATCTCCTGCCGACACTGACTGCTGTCGAGAACGTCGAGGTACCGCTGCTGTTGGACAGTGATCCGAAAGTCAAAAAGCGGGCCAGAGCGCTCCTGGAGCGGCTTGGGCTCGGTGACCGACTGGATCACAAGCCCGACGAACTCTCCGGCGGCCAGAAGCAGCGCGTCGCTATCGCACGCTCGCTCATCAACAGCCCGAAGGTCGTTCTCGCCGACGAGCCGACGGGCAACCTAGACAGCGAGACGGGCCGACAGATACTCGATGAGTTCCGCCGCATCGCCGACGAGGACGACGTGGCGATCGTCGCGGTCACCCACGACGACCTCGTCAACGAGTACGTCGACCGAACCGTCCATCTGGTCGACGGCACCATCGGGAGGGAGCGGAAGAATGGCGGGTAG
- a CDS encoding ABC transporter substrate-binding protein produces the protein MAGRFFPAALMARRNLTRTKMRSLLASLGIVIGVVAIASLGMFGVALQYSFTQNLGNVGNQLTVYPNSGENITELTERDIRTIRREASPTATVSPVKTRVEPVSYNREDAVRETIYGVEDPAALYEAKEGRVSPFRSGALVGSDVAEEHELHPGSQITVNGTSVRVRAVLEEGDPFSSTNPDNRIIMPATSFNQRGYSEVYVIESTGTQANETAIGIRDALNDREQRVFVQELGSLVDTIEEQFQIINTVLAGIASISLLVAGISILNVMLMSTVERREEIGVLRAVGYQKRDVLKVMLMEATLLGFLGGIAGVILSLGAGLAINHYAVGDAMAVFRLPNAWYVGAAFSFGVLTSIVSGLYPAWKAASEEPVEALRG, from the coding sequence ATGGCGGGTAGGTTCTTCCCGGCCGCGCTGATGGCGCGGCGCAACCTCACGCGGACGAAGATGCGGTCATTGCTGGCGTCGCTGGGTATCGTCATCGGTGTCGTTGCCATCGCTTCGCTGGGAATGTTCGGCGTCGCGCTCCAGTACTCGTTTACCCAGAACCTCGGTAACGTCGGCAACCAGCTCACGGTATACCCGAACTCCGGCGAAAACATCACTGAACTCACCGAACGCGATATCCGTACGATTCGCAGAGAGGCAAGTCCGACAGCGACTGTGTCGCCGGTAAAGACGCGCGTAGAGCCGGTGTCGTACAACCGTGAGGACGCGGTCAGGGAAACGATCTACGGCGTGGAAGACCCTGCAGCGTTGTACGAGGCCAAGGAGGGACGGGTATCGCCGTTCCGGTCTGGTGCACTCGTCGGTTCAGATGTCGCGGAAGAGCACGAACTGCATCCCGGGAGCCAGATTACCGTCAACGGGACCAGCGTCCGCGTCCGGGCCGTCCTCGAAGAAGGCGACCCGTTCTCCTCGACAAACCCCGATAACCGAATCATCATGCCGGCTACTTCGTTCAACCAGCGCGGTTACTCAGAAGTGTACGTTATCGAGTCGACCGGGACACAGGCCAACGAAACGGCGATTGGGATCCGCGACGCGCTCAACGACCGCGAGCAGCGAGTCTTCGTTCAGGAACTCGGCTCGCTCGTCGACACTATCGAAGAGCAGTTCCAGATCATCAACACTGTCCTCGCCGGCATCGCATCGATTTCGCTGCTCGTGGCTGGCATCTCCATTCTCAACGTCATGCTGATGTCCACCGTCGAACGACGGGAGGAGATTGGCGTCCTCAGAGCGGTGGGCTACCAGAAGCGGGATGTCCTCAAAGTGATGTTGATGGAAGCGACGCTGCTCGGCTTCCTCGGTGGCATCGCTGGTGTCATTCTGAGTCTCGGTGCCGGGTTGGCGATAAACCACTACGCCGTCGGCGATGCCATGGCTGTCTTCAGGCTGCCAAACGCCTGGTACGTCGGTGCAGCGTTCTCCTTTGGGGTGCTGACGAGCATCGTCAGCGGGCTGTATCCGGCCTGGAAAGCAGCGAGCGAGGAACCGGTCGAAGCGCTGCGCGGTTAA
- a CDS encoding methionine synthase has protein sequence MTGPRDQFKPADHPNDHFLLTTVVGSYPKPKWHDRARELFEDEDADFGEDEWEESKDDASRLITHEHERAGLDVICDGEMRRNEMVEYFAHRIDGYEFNGRVKVWGHNYFDKPSVADEVEYGEQWLVEEFEFTDEVAERPVKVPITGPYTLANWSFNEVYDSEEQLAYELAELVNEEIEALVEAGARYIQIDEPALATTPDDHAIVGECLERIVDEIPDDVRLGLHVCYGDYSRIYPEILDYPVHEYDLELANGDYDQLDVFKEHEFTKDFAMGVVDAHVAEVEPVEEIKENIKKGLEVVPPERLTVSPDCGVKLLPREVAYGKMENMVQAAREIEEELDAGEIDIVASGAQAHADD, from the coding sequence ATGACAGGACCACGAGACCAGTTCAAACCGGCGGATCACCCGAACGACCACTTCCTGCTGACGACCGTCGTCGGCTCCTACCCCAAGCCCAAATGGCACGACCGCGCCCGCGAGCTGTTCGAGGACGAGGACGCCGACTTCGGCGAGGACGAGTGGGAAGAATCGAAAGACGACGCCTCGCGGCTCATCACCCACGAGCACGAGCGCGCGGGTCTCGACGTCATCTGTGACGGCGAGATGCGCCGCAACGAGATGGTCGAGTACTTCGCCCACCGCATCGACGGCTACGAGTTCAACGGCCGCGTGAAGGTGTGGGGCCACAACTACTTCGACAAGCCCTCGGTCGCCGACGAGGTCGAGTACGGCGAGCAGTGGCTCGTCGAGGAGTTCGAGTTCACCGACGAGGTGGCCGAGCGACCGGTCAAGGTCCCGATCACCGGCCCGTACACGCTCGCCAACTGGTCGTTCAACGAGGTCTACGACAGCGAGGAGCAACTGGCCTACGAGCTGGCCGAACTCGTCAACGAGGAAATCGAGGCGCTGGTCGAGGCCGGCGCGCGCTACATCCAGATAGACGAGCCTGCGCTCGCCACCACGCCGGACGACCACGCCATCGTCGGCGAGTGTCTGGAGCGCATCGTCGACGAGATTCCCGACGACGTGCGCCTCGGGCTACACGTCTGTTACGGCGACTACTCGCGTATCTACCCCGAGATTCTGGACTATCCGGTCCACGAGTACGACCTGGAACTCGCCAACGGCGACTACGACCAGCTCGACGTCTTCAAAGAGCACGAGTTCACGAAGGACTTCGCGATGGGCGTCGTCGACGCCCACGTCGCCGAAGTCGAACCTGTCGAGGAAATCAAGGAGAACATCAAGAAGGGACTGGAGGTCGTCCCGCCGGAGCGACTCACCGTCTCCCCGGACTGTGGCGTGAAGCTCCTGCCGCGCGAGGTTGCCTACGGCAAGATGGAGAACATGGTGCAGGCCGCCCGCGAAATCGAGGAAGAACTGGACGCCGGCGAGATCGATATTGTTGCGAGTGGTGCACAAGCGCACGCAGACGACTGA
- a CDS encoding 5-methyltetrahydropteroyltriglutamate--homocysteine methyltransferase: protein MTQVIATTPGLFPLPDWAKDELADLKGHQKTDLISGDESGEVVAAYDEAREEVIGVQQDAGLDRVVEGQFRWDDMLAHPLAVHDSVETKGIVRYYDNNNFYREPVVQGDLSADGGDVAADLDAAADVVDSGLQAVLPGPYSLADLATDEHYGDDAEFLDAVADFLVEEVKSFPEIETLFLLEPSLVENTPEDGEDKRAAEAIDAIASAADAEVVAHTYWGAIEEKAYAHLMDADVDAIGFDLVANHDQTVYNVQEYGTKDDVALGVVDGQNTLVESPETIRDRIDWFEQQTNTAYDTVYATANTETFYLPVNKFEDKLEALANAADLEAAEA from the coding sequence ATGACACAGGTAATCGCCACGACACCTGGGCTCTTTCCGCTCCCGGACTGGGCCAAGGACGAACTGGCAGATCTGAAAGGTCATCAGAAGACCGACCTCATCTCGGGCGACGAGTCCGGTGAGGTCGTTGCGGCCTACGACGAGGCCCGCGAGGAAGTCATCGGCGTCCAGCAGGACGCCGGCCTTGACCGCGTTGTCGAGGGCCAGTTCCGCTGGGACGACATGCTCGCGCACCCGCTGGCCGTCCACGACAGCGTGGAGACGAAAGGCATCGTCCGCTACTACGACAACAACAACTTCTATCGGGAGCCGGTCGTGCAGGGCGACCTCTCCGCCGACGGCGGCGACGTGGCCGCGGACCTCGATGCCGCCGCCGACGTCGTCGACTCGGGCCTGCAGGCGGTCCTCCCCGGACCGTACTCGCTCGCGGACCTCGCCACGGACGAACACTACGGCGACGACGCCGAGTTCCTCGATGCGGTCGCCGACTTCCTCGTCGAGGAAGTGAAGTCGTTCCCCGAGATAGAGACCCTGTTCCTGCTTGAACCGTCGCTGGTCGAGAACACGCCAGAGGACGGCGAAGACAAACGCGCCGCCGAGGCAATCGATGCCATCGCCTCGGCTGCCGACGCTGAAGTCGTCGCCCACACCTACTGGGGCGCAATCGAAGAGAAGGCCTACGCGCATCTGATGGACGCTGACGTGGATGCCATCGGCTTCGACCTCGTGGCGAACCACGATCAGACGGTCTACAACGTACAGGAGTACGGCACCAAGGACGACGTGGCACTTGGCGTCGTCGACGGCCAGAACACGCTCGTCGAGTCGCCCGAGACCATCCGCGACCGCATCGACTGGTTCGAACAGCAGACCAACACCGCCTACGACACCGTCTACGCGACGGCGAACACGGAAACGTTCTATCTCCCGGTGAACAAGTTCGAAGACAAGCTCGAAGCGCTCGCAAACGCCGCAGACCTGGAGGCGGCGGAGGCATAA
- a CDS encoding methyltransferase: MGEEPSDAADAGGDGDRPSLADQRGVESVYQPAEDSDLLARTARERVGAGDTVLDVGTGSGYVAARLAEAGARAVGVDVSPLACREAAGNGVPVVRGDLVEPFRADAFDLVAFNPPYLPTPPEKEWDDWMEHALSGGEDGRRLVDPFLETVERVLAPGGEALVLVSSLTDPDAVRAYASDHGLASERVASEKHPYEVLVVLRFSAE, from the coding sequence ATGGGCGAGGAGCCGAGCGACGCGGCCGACGCTGGCGGGGACGGCGACCGCCCCTCGCTGGCCGACCAGCGCGGCGTGGAATCGGTGTACCAGCCCGCGGAGGACTCGGACCTGCTGGCCCGGACGGCCCGCGAGCGAGTCGGGGCGGGCGATACCGTCCTCGACGTGGGGACGGGGTCGGGCTACGTCGCCGCGAGGCTCGCCGAGGCCGGCGCGCGGGCGGTCGGGGTCGACGTGAGCCCGCTCGCGTGTCGGGAGGCCGCCGGCAACGGCGTCCCGGTCGTCCGCGGGGACCTCGTCGAACCGTTCCGGGCGGACGCCTTCGACCTCGTGGCGTTCAATCCCCCGTATCTGCCGACGCCGCCCGAGAAGGAGTGGGACGACTGGATGGAACACGCGCTCTCGGGCGGCGAGGACGGTCGCCGGCTGGTCGACCCGTTCCTCGAAACCGTCGAGCGCGTGCTGGCCCCGGGCGGCGAGGCGCTCGTGCTCGTTAGCAGCCTCACGGACCCGGATGCGGTGCGAGCGTACGCGAGCGACCACGGACTGGCAAGCGAACGCGTGGCGAGTGAGAAACATCCGTATGAAGTGCTCGTCGTCCTGCGGTTCTCCGCCGAGTAA
- the ksgA gene encoding 16S rRNA (adenine(1518)-N(6)/adenine(1519)-N(6))-dimethyltransferase (in Escherichia coli this enzyme catalyzes the transfer of a total of four methyl groups from S-adenosyl-l-methionine (S-AdoMet) to two adjacent adenosine bases A1518 and A1519 in 16S rRNA; mutations in ksgA causes resistance to the translation initiation inhibitor kasugamycin; members of this protein family have secondary functions) produces MTTIETGSRDPDALVRRAGKRADTRQDQHFLVDDRVLDRIPEYATEADIDTAHVLEIGAGPGALTDRLLAAAERVTAVERDPDFAAHLREEFAEEVAADRLTVVEGDALDVDLPEFTASISNLPYGASSEIAFRLLPEGRPLLLMFQREFAERMAADPGTDDYGRLSVTAGHYADVEVVETVPPEAFDPQPRVTSALVRTTPRTPDYTVPSDDFFMDFLKAVFTQRRKTMRNAVRNTAHISGLGDPDAVVEAADEDLMRARAGKLTPADFATLATLAYEVGQPEV; encoded by the coding sequence ATGACTACGATCGAGACAGGGAGTCGGGACCCCGACGCACTCGTCCGGCGGGCCGGCAAACGGGCCGACACCCGACAGGACCAGCACTTTCTCGTCGACGACCGGGTGCTGGACCGGATTCCCGAGTACGCGACCGAGGCCGATATCGACACCGCGCACGTGCTGGAGATCGGCGCGGGCCCAGGGGCGCTGACGGACCGCCTGCTCGCGGCGGCCGAGCGTGTGACCGCAGTCGAGCGCGACCCGGACTTCGCGGCGCATCTCCGCGAGGAGTTCGCCGAGGAGGTCGCGGCGGACCGGCTCACTGTCGTCGAGGGCGACGCGCTCGACGTCGACCTCCCCGAGTTCACCGCCAGCATCTCGAATCTGCCCTACGGCGCGTCCTCGGAAATCGCGTTCCGACTGCTGCCCGAAGGACGGCCGCTCCTGTTGATGTTCCAGCGGGAGTTCGCCGAGCGGATGGCCGCCGACCCGGGAACCGACGACTACGGGCGGCTCTCGGTGACAGCGGGCCACTACGCGGACGTGGAAGTCGTCGAGACGGTCCCGCCGGAAGCGTTCGACCCCCAGCCACGGGTCACCAGCGCGCTCGTCCGGACGACGCCGCGGACGCCGGACTACACCGTCCCCAGCGACGACTTCTTCATGGACTTCCTGAAGGCAGTGTTCACACAGCGTCGGAAGACGATGCGAAACGCCGTCCGCAACACGGCCCACATCTCCGGGCTGGGCGACCCCGACGCGGTGGTCGAGGCGGCCGACGAGGACCTGATGCGCGCCCGCGCCGGGAAGCTCACGCCGGCCGACTTCGCCACGCTGGCGACGCTCGCCTACGAGGTCGGCCAGCCGGAGGTCTGA
- a CDS encoding adenosine deaminase, which produces MTESESGGDTMMAAVLDVLPHGRPGDDRPQHQKEPLAYALDIDEFYIYELQLADKDADIAFGDRVDLTEFGRVTEVEFEDIPSGARSELDYAVEEVVEANEQRFVDFYNDAQPITLRLHQLNLLPGIGKKLRNTILDERKRKPFESFDDLEERVNGLHSPKETLVERILEELQDDDLKYRLFVRREEQSS; this is translated from the coding sequence ATGACTGAATCGGAGAGCGGCGGCGACACTATGATGGCAGCTGTCCTCGATGTGCTCCCGCACGGACGGCCCGGCGACGACCGGCCGCAGCACCAGAAGGAGCCGCTCGCGTACGCGCTCGACATCGATGAGTTCTATATTTACGAGTTGCAGCTTGCGGACAAGGACGCTGACATCGCCTTTGGCGACCGCGTTGACTTGACGGAGTTCGGCCGCGTGACGGAAGTCGAGTTCGAAGATATTCCGAGCGGCGCCCGTTCGGAGCTCGACTACGCCGTCGAGGAAGTCGTCGAGGCAAACGAGCAGCGGTTCGTCGACTTCTACAACGACGCCCAGCCGATCACGCTGCGGCTCCACCAGCTGAACCTCCTGCCGGGAATCGGCAAGAAGCTCCGCAATACGATTCTCGACGAGCGAAAGCGAAAGCCCTTCGAGAGCTTCGACGACCTCGAAGAGCGCGTCAACGGCCTCCACAGTCCAAAAGAGACGCTTGTCGAGCGGATACTCGAAGAGCTACAGGACGACGACCTGAAGTACCGGCTGTTCGTCCGGCGTGAAGAACAGTCCTCCTAA
- a CDS encoding DNA-directed RNA polymerase subunit F, whose translation MTIFKEKVSEEFLTVAETKEILEDLEMERAAEEDREMRYELKRAIEHVNRFAVLDPEESLQLVEDLEELEKVDTPTAYKIANLRPLDRDELRAVFAQERYTLDGGELDEILNIVKQYA comes from the coding sequence ATGACGATATTCAAAGAGAAAGTCAGCGAGGAGTTCCTGACGGTCGCAGAGACCAAGGAGATACTCGAAGACCTCGAGATGGAGCGGGCGGCCGAGGAGGACCGCGAGATGCGCTACGAGCTCAAGCGGGCCATCGAGCACGTCAACCGCTTTGCCGTTCTCGACCCCGAGGAGTCGCTACAACTGGTCGAAGACCTCGAAGAACTCGAGAAAGTCGACACGCCGACGGCCTACAAGATCGCGAACCTGCGGCCGCTAGACCGCGACGAGCTCCGGGCCGTGTTCGCTCAGGAGCGGTACACGCTTGACGGTGGCGAACTCGACGAGATACTCAACATCGTCAAGCAGTACGCATAA
- a CDS encoding 50S ribosomal protein L21e, protein MPSSNGPLEGTRDKLKNKPRDRGTSPPQRAVEEFDDGEKVHLKIDPSVPNGRFHPRFDGQTGTVKGKQGDAYKVDIVDGGKAKTIIVTAAHLRRQE, encoded by the coding sequence ATGCCTAGTTCAAACGGACCCCTCGAAGGAACACGAGACAAGCTCAAGAACAAGCCCCGCGACCGCGGCACCTCGCCGCCACAGCGCGCCGTCGAAGAGTTCGACGACGGCGAGAAGGTTCACCTCAAGATCGACCCGTCCGTGCCCAATGGGCGCTTCCACCCACGGTTCGACGGTCAGACCGGGACCGTCAAAGGGAAGCAGGGTGACGCGTACAAGGTCGACATCGTCGACGGTGGCAAGGCGAAAACCATCATTGTCACCGCTGCGCACCTGCGCCGGCAAGAATGA
- a CDS encoding elongation factor 1-beta encodes MGKVAAKIKVMPESPEVDLDDLQERLEGVLPEGTKINGFEREDVAFGLVALTPTVIVPDDTGGTEAVEEAFANVDDVESVSVESTGRL; translated from the coding sequence ATGGGGAAAGTAGCAGCCAAGATCAAGGTCATGCCGGAAAGTCCCGAAGTCGACCTCGACGACCTGCAGGAGCGTCTCGAGGGCGTGCTTCCCGAAGGAACGAAGATCAACGGGTTCGAGCGCGAGGACGTCGCCTTCGGTCTCGTCGCGCTGACGCCGACGGTCATCGTCCCCGACGACACTGGCGGCACGGAAGCCGTCGAAGAGGCCTTCGCGAACGTCGATGATGTCGAGTCGGTCTCCGTCGAGAGCACCGGTCGCCTGTAA
- a CDS encoding RNA-binding protein — protein MSESQQKQARKCVSCGINIAGTNAAAFKCPDCGQQIYRCATCRKQSNLYKCPDCGFMGP, from the coding sequence ATGAGCGAGAGCCAACAGAAACAGGCGCGCAAGTGCGTCTCGTGTGGCATCAACATCGCCGGCACGAACGCCGCCGCGTTCAAGTGCCCGGACTGTGGCCAGCAGATCTACCGCTGTGCCACCTGCCGGAAGCAGAGCAACCTCTACAAATGCCCGGACTGCGGCTTCATGGGGCCATAA
- a CDS encoding DUF2391 domain-containing protein — translation MSTQEDTPAEPEREDDEFATLFDELQELEQLVDSEHERQQVRDAMRAAADSQDHEPATFGRVVWGFGRSDLAEALLGSLLFGIPMAVEGGTVDAGRHIAQHPLYLAATVVIAIGLVISILYVADFQDVRVANPIFGLIPRRLVGVTGTALVVSVALLTGWGLVEWSADTAVVYESACICAVAFVPMAIGAALGDILPGN, via the coding sequence ATGAGCACGCAGGAGGACACCCCGGCCGAACCGGAGAGAGAGGACGATGAGTTCGCGACCCTGTTCGACGAGCTGCAGGAGTTAGAACAGCTTGTTGACTCCGAACACGAGCGCCAGCAGGTCCGAGATGCGATGCGCGCGGCCGCCGATTCACAGGACCACGAGCCTGCGACCTTCGGCCGGGTCGTCTGGGGCTTCGGCCGGTCCGACCTCGCCGAGGCGCTGCTGGGCTCGCTGCTGTTCGGGATACCGATGGCCGTCGAGGGCGGGACAGTCGACGCCGGCCGTCACATCGCCCAGCATCCGCTGTATCTCGCGGCGACGGTCGTCATCGCCATCGGGCTGGTCATCTCGATTCTGTACGTGGCCGACTTTCAGGATGTGCGGGTGGCGAACCCGATTTTCGGGCTGATTCCCCGGCGACTCGTCGGCGTCACCGGAACAGCGCTAGTCGTCTCCGTGGCCCTGCTCACGGGGTGGGGGCTGGTCGAGTGGTCGGCGGACACCGCAGTCGTCTACGAATCGGCCTGCATCTGTGCCGTGGCGTTCGTTCCGATGGCGATCGGCGCTGCGCTCGGGGACATTCTGCCCGGGAACTAG
- a CDS encoding 3-hydroxyacyl-CoA dehydrogenase, whose protein sequence is MIVAVLGTGQRGRDIAQRCVRAGHEVRLRGTDATDVMDRVDEIRRALNDDVSASIDGTTGLESAVSGSDISIDVTDGGTDSHREVVAETETMVEDETLIAVSDTSLSVTAVATGLRSPDRAVGLNLVDPPDGAIVEVVIAEQTTAATRDRVTDFVESLDASPVVVRDTPGFAALRLELATIAEAIRMLEDGVAGVRDIDRTFERGGSDRDGPLVRADQHGLETVLTALEDLAERLDERFEPPALLRQKLADGQRGAVSGEGFYVWEDGEPTTGAAPDPEVPTRDSDPDLR, encoded by the coding sequence ATGATTGTGGCCGTACTCGGAACCGGACAGCGGGGGCGGGATATCGCACAGCGGTGTGTCCGTGCGGGCCACGAAGTGCGTCTTCGGGGAACAGATGCGACGGACGTGATGGACCGAGTCGACGAGATTCGGCGGGCGCTAAACGATGACGTCTCGGCCAGTATCGACGGAACCACCGGGCTCGAAAGCGCCGTCAGCGGCAGCGACATCAGCATCGACGTAACCGACGGCGGGACGGACAGCCACCGAGAAGTGGTCGCCGAAACGGAGACCATGGTCGAAGATGAGACGCTCATCGCCGTCAGCGACACGTCGCTGTCGGTGACTGCGGTCGCGACCGGCCTGCGGAGCCCGGACCGGGCCGTCGGTCTCAACCTTGTCGACCCGCCGGACGGCGCTATCGTCGAGGTCGTCATCGCCGAACAAACGACAGCGGCGACCCGCGACAGAGTCACTGACTTCGTCGAGAGTCTGGACGCCTCACCGGTCGTCGTCCGCGACACGCCGGGGTTTGCCGCGCTCCGACTCGAGCTCGCTACCATCGCCGAAGCGATCCGGATGCTCGAGGACGGCGTCGCCGGCGTTCGTGATATCGACCGGACGTTCGAGCGTGGCGGCTCGGACCGTGACGGGCCGCTCGTTCGCGCTGACCAGCACGGACTGGAAACGGTGTTGACGGCCCTAGAAGACCTCGCCGAGCGGCTCGACGAGCGGTTCGAGCCGCCGGCGCTGCTCCGTCAAAAGCTCGCGGATGGACAACGCGGTGCAGTCTCCGGCGAGGGGTTCTACGTCTGGGAAGACGGCGAGCCGACGACCGGAGCCGCCCCGGACCCGGAGGTACCAACGCGAGACAGCGACCCAGATCTCAGATGA